A window of the Pontibacillus yanchengensis genome harbors these coding sequences:
- the racE gene encoding glutamate racemase translates to MDRPIGVIDSGVGGMTVAKELMRQLPNEELIYLGDTLRCPYGPRPKDEVVKYTWQMVRFLLDRDIKMLVIACNTATAFTLEELKNELDIPVIGVIQPGARAAIKTSENLHIGVIGTEGTIDSKAYTNALKHINPNIFVNDLACPSFVPMVEQGIFTGPRAKHVVSETLEPMKQANHIDTLILGCTHYPLLQDTIQEVMGEEITIICSGDETAREVSVILDYYQTLYYGDRIPQHQFYATGDRELFEKIANEWFEEPIGFIEVIEL, encoded by the coding sequence TTGGACCGACCTATAGGAGTTATTGATTCAGGAGTAGGCGGAATGACCGTAGCTAAAGAGTTAATGAGACAACTTCCTAACGAAGAGTTAATTTATTTAGGGGATACTTTACGATGCCCCTATGGTCCTAGGCCAAAGGATGAAGTTGTAAAATATACATGGCAAATGGTTCGTTTTCTACTTGATAGAGATATCAAAATGCTAGTCATTGCATGTAATACAGCTACAGCGTTCACATTGGAAGAGTTAAAGAATGAGTTGGATATTCCTGTGATTGGGGTTATTCAACCAGGAGCAAGAGCTGCTATTAAAACCTCTGAGAACCTACATATTGGTGTAATAGGTACGGAGGGGACAATTGATAGTAAAGCTTATACGAATGCGCTTAAGCATATAAATCCGAATATTTTTGTGAATGATTTAGCATGCCCATCCTTTGTGCCAATGGTAGAACAGGGAATCTTTACAGGGCCAAGGGCGAAGCATGTGGTTTCAGAAACTTTAGAACCGATGAAGCAAGCGAATCATATTGATACATTAATATTAGGATGTACACACTATCCGCTTTTGCAGGATACGATTCAAGAGGTAATGGGAGAAGAAATCACCATTATTTGTTCTGGCGATGAAACAGCTAGAGAAGTAAGTGTTATCTTAGATTACTATCAAACTCTTTACTATGGTGACCGCATTCCTCAGCATCAATTTTATGCAACAGGTGACCGAGAACTTTTTGAAAAAATAGCAAATGAATGGTTTGAAGAACCAATAGGATTCATCGAAGTAATTGAACTATAA
- a CDS encoding GerMN domain-containing protein: MRKRAMLFMGMFASVTLLSGCVFQGEQSLEDMDTPPEEVSEQAGENAEQNVSSDENAENTNQEKQEVVVSETVDRQLYLLDENGMVVPQTLPLPEAESNEVAQQVLEYLVKGGPVTEVLPSGFQAVLPAGTEVNGLNLKDDGTLVVDVSKEFTGYRAEDELKILQSLTYTLTQFDSVNKIKLQINGYETDVMPVNSTPISDGYSRANGINIHVGDVADLTKSESVTVYYPAQHDDQYYYVPVTKRIDASEDNMYEAIVQSLVEGPDYQLNLLNVFNQDVKLMDKPSYEDGVLTLTFNENVLSNFEDQSILSTKVMDSLVLSLTEQPGVEAVSVKVENFDQVFSEEGSVIAEPVSRPQMVNTSSF; the protein is encoded by the coding sequence ATGCGAAAGCGTGCTATGTTATTTATGGGTATGTTTGCAAGTGTCACACTGCTATCGGGGTGTGTTTTTCAAGGGGAACAATCGTTAGAAGATATGGATACTCCACCAGAAGAAGTCAGTGAGCAGGCAGGAGAGAATGCTGAGCAAAATGTTTCTTCTGATGAAAATGCAGAAAACACGAATCAAGAAAAACAAGAGGTTGTTGTTTCCGAAACAGTTGATCGTCAATTATACTTGTTAGATGAGAATGGTATGGTAGTTCCGCAGACCTTACCATTACCTGAAGCAGAGTCTAACGAAGTAGCCCAACAAGTTCTTGAATACTTAGTAAAAGGTGGTCCAGTGACAGAGGTGCTTCCTAGTGGATTCCAAGCGGTATTACCTGCTGGAACTGAAGTGAATGGATTGAACTTGAAAGATGATGGCACCCTTGTAGTCGATGTGTCTAAAGAATTTACAGGTTATCGTGCTGAGGATGAATTGAAAATTTTGCAGTCATTAACCTACACTCTGACTCAATTCGATAGTGTGAACAAAATAAAATTACAAATTAATGGCTACGAAACAGATGTGATGCCGGTGAATAGTACACCGATATCTGATGGATATTCAAGAGCAAATGGTATAAATATTCATGTTGGCGATGTTGCAGATTTAACTAAAAGTGAATCTGTTACAGTCTATTATCCAGCACAGCATGACGATCAGTATTATTATGTACCAGTAACAAAACGAATTGATGCTTCAGAAGATAATATGTATGAAGCCATTGTTCAATCTTTGGTGGAAGGTCCTGATTACCAATTGAACTTGTTGAATGTGTTTAATCAAGACGTAAAGCTTATGGATAAACCATCCTATGAAGATGGGGTTCTTACATTGACATTTAATGAAAATGTACTTAGTAATTTTGAAGATCAATCGATATTATCAACTAAAGTAATGGATTCTTTAGTTCTATCTCTTACTGAACAACCTGGGGTAGAAGCAGTGTCAGTTAAGGTTGAGAATTTTGATCAAGTATTCTCAGAGGAAGGTTCAGTTATTGCAGAACCTGTTTCCCGACCTCAAATGGTAAACACAAGTAGTTTTTAA
- the rph gene encoding ribonuclease PH codes for MRTDERKENELRPIHMEAGYVKHPEGSILITVGDTKVICNASIEDRVPPFMRGQGKGWVTAEYAMLPRATQQRNIRESSKGKVSGRTMEIQRLIGRALRAVVDLEKFGERTLWIDCDVIQADGGTRTASITGAYVAMVLAFGKLVENGTIKELPIKDYLAATSVGVLSNGSEILDLCYEEDSEAQVDMNVVMTGNGEFVELQGTGEEATFSYTQLQKMLELAQSGVKELFDKQKEIMGEWTAHIDRNRNQSS; via the coding sequence ATGAGAACGGATGAACGTAAAGAAAATGAACTAAGACCAATACATATGGAAGCAGGTTATGTAAAGCACCCTGAAGGGTCTATACTTATAACCGTTGGTGATACAAAAGTAATTTGTAATGCAAGTATTGAAGATCGTGTCCCTCCTTTTATGAGAGGTCAAGGGAAAGGCTGGGTTACAGCAGAATATGCAATGCTACCTAGGGCTACTCAACAGCGAAACATTCGTGAATCATCGAAGGGGAAAGTCTCTGGACGTACAATGGAAATCCAACGCTTAATTGGTCGTGCGTTACGAGCAGTGGTGGACCTTGAGAAATTTGGCGAGCGCACCCTTTGGATTGACTGTGATGTTATCCAAGCAGATGGTGGTACACGTACAGCATCTATAACTGGTGCCTATGTGGCTATGGTTTTGGCTTTTGGGAAGTTAGTAGAAAATGGTACGATAAAAGAACTACCAATTAAAGATTATCTCGCAGCTACTTCTGTTGGGGTATTATCAAATGGAAGTGAGATATTGGATCTTTGCTATGAAGAAGATTCAGAAGCACAAGTAGATATGAATGTAGTCATGACTGGTAATGGAGAATTTGTTGAGTTACAAGGTACAGGAGAAGAAGCTACGTTCTCTTATACACAACTTCAGAAAATGCTTGAATTAGCACAGTCAGGGGTAAAAGAGTTATTTGATAAGCAAAAAGAAATCATGGGAGAATGGACAGCCCATATAGATCGTAACCGTAATCAATCTTCTTAA
- a CDS encoding XTP/dITP diphosphatase: MKKLIVATKNQGKVNEFREMFSKYGIETYSLNDLDTHIPDVEETGTTFEENAQLKAETIADLLQVPVLADDSGLEVDALNKRPGVFSARFAGEDKDDHRNLEKVLDELKSIENREARFVCALALAIPGQETIFERGTCEGMIATKSYGDRGFGYDPIFIPRGYEETFAQLPSDVKNQMSHRSRAIQQMETSIQNILT, encoded by the coding sequence ATGAAAAAATTGATTGTGGCCACTAAGAACCAAGGGAAAGTAAACGAGTTTCGTGAAATGTTTTCAAAATATGGTATAGAGACATATTCTCTCAATGATCTAGATACGCATATACCAGATGTTGAGGAAACAGGCACGACATTTGAAGAAAATGCTCAATTAAAAGCTGAAACCATAGCAGACTTACTCCAGGTACCAGTGCTAGCAGATGATTCTGGTTTGGAAGTTGATGCATTAAACAAAAGACCTGGAGTATTTTCTGCAAGGTTTGCAGGAGAAGACAAAGATGATCATCGTAATCTTGAAAAGGTACTGGATGAATTAAAGAGCATTGAGAATCGTGAGGCAAGGTTTGTATGTGCACTGGCTTTAGCAATACCAGGTCAAGAAACGATTTTTGAACGAGGTACGTGTGAGGGAATGATTGCGACGAAATCCTATGGAGATAGAGGATTTGGTTATGACCCTATTTTTATCCCTCGAGGGTATGAGGAAACGTTTGCGCAACTCCCTTCAGATGTAAAAAATCAAATGAGCCATCGTAGTAGAGCGATACAACAAATGGAGACCTCCATCCAGAACATTTTAACGTAA
- a CDS encoding YfcE family phosphodiesterase codes for MPKVLIISDSHGLSDEVQKIKDRHSDEVDSMIHCGDSELPFDDEAMNQFQKVQGNCDMDERYQEELDFTIGDLTFFVTHGHLFRVKSTLMPLSYRADELGAQVICFGHSHTAGVEMVDGKLFINPGSIRLPRGITEKTYATLYWEDPSVVTVEFFTDQGVVIPDLTYTADFQAED; via the coding sequence GTGCCAAAAGTATTAATCATTAGTGATAGTCATGGGCTATCAGATGAAGTACAGAAAATCAAAGATCGCCACTCAGATGAAGTGGATAGCATGATCCACTGCGGCGACTCAGAGTTACCTTTTGATGATGAAGCAATGAATCAGTTTCAAAAGGTGCAAGGAAATTGTGATATGGATGAACGGTATCAAGAAGAATTAGATTTCACTATAGGTGATTTAACATTTTTTGTGACGCATGGACACCTATTCCGTGTAAAATCCACTCTAATGCCATTGTCTTACCGTGCAGATGAACTTGGAGCTCAAGTGATTTGCTTTGGTCACTCGCATACTGCTGGAGTGGAAATGGTAGACGGCAAGTTATTTATTAACCCAGGAAGCATTCGCTTACCAAGGGGGATTACCGAGAAAACATATGCAACCCTGTACTGGGAGGATCCCTCTGTCGTTACGGTAGAATTCTTTACAGATCAAGGTGTAGTTATACCGGATTTGACCTATACTGCAGATTTTCAGGCAGAAGATTAA
- a CDS encoding tyrosine-type recombinase/integrase — protein sequence MKNVKPVRSDQEDEVEGLSDDVVDKILRYYDERQFAEWRDKTLVLLLLDTGLRISEAVNLTIEQIDIKSLEITVPSQVAKNRKYRDVPITHQVAKRLRDLHAESQLYFGDTDRIFMNAYGEPFTDDAFRRRLNRLKKKLDIPRLHPHQFRHTFCRNYLLAGGDVFTLQKIVDHADIKTTRKYVQMDREHIKQQHNKHSPVRRYLSRS from the coding sequence ATGAAGAACGTTAAACCCGTTCGCTCCGATCAAGAAGACGAGGTAGAAGGGCTATCCGACGATGTAGTCGATAAGATACTCCGATATTATGACGAGAGACAGTTCGCAGAGTGGCGTGATAAGACGCTGGTGCTCTTACTTTTAGATACGGGGCTACGCATATCAGAAGCCGTAAATTTAACGATAGAGCAAATCGACATTAAGTCGTTAGAAATTACCGTACCTTCTCAAGTCGCTAAGAATCGCAAATATAGGGACGTACCTATTACGCACCAAGTAGCGAAGCGTCTAAGGGATTTACACGCCGAGTCTCAGTTATATTTCGGAGATACCGACCGGATTTTCATGAACGCTTACGGCGAGCCCTTTACAGACGACGCTTTCCGGAGAAGGTTAAATCGACTAAAAAAGAAGTTAGATATACCGCGATTACACCCGCACCAATTCCGGCATACATTCTGTCGTAATTACCTACTAGCGGGCGGCGATGTCTTCACCTTACAGAAAATCGTGGACCATGCAGACATCAAAACAACGAGGAAATACGTACAGATGGACCGCGAGCATATTAAGCAACAACACAATAAACACTCGCCAGTACGGCGTTATTTAAGTCGCTCATAG
- a CDS encoding site-specific integrase: MADKEKNVQPLRTSAEIDEMKWALRRFCSERDRFLFSFGINTGLRVSDIVPLTVGDVRNKTHVIKREKKTGKARRFYLNQALRADIDAYISGLDDAEYLFPSRKGNAHISTTQAYRTLVKAAEMLGRDDVGSHTMRKSFGYHYYKRTKDVAALQTLFNHSAPSITLKYIGITDEEIEASLEDFSL, encoded by the coding sequence ATGGCTGATAAGGAGAAAAACGTTCAACCTTTACGCACTTCGGCGGAAATAGACGAGATGAAATGGGCGCTTAGGCGCTTTTGTTCCGAGAGGGATCGCTTCCTATTTAGCTTCGGAATAAACACGGGCTTACGGGTTAGCGATATAGTCCCGCTAACAGTCGGAGATGTACGTAATAAAACCCACGTAATTAAGCGAGAGAAGAAGACGGGGAAGGCTCGTAGGTTCTACTTAAACCAGGCGCTTAGAGCGGACATAGACGCTTATATTAGCGGACTGGACGACGCCGAATATCTCTTTCCTAGCCGTAAGGGTAACGCTCATATATCGACCACACAGGCGTATAGAACGCTCGTAAAGGCCGCCGAAATGTTAGGACGTGATGACGTAGGTAGCCATACTATGCGAAAATCGTTCGGTTATCACTACTACAAACGGACGAAGGACGTAGCTGCGTTGCAAACGTTATTCAATCATTCAGCGCCTTCTATAACGCTTAAATACATCGGCATAACAGACGAAGAAATCGAAGCAAGTCTCGAAGATTTCTCGCTGTAA
- a CDS encoding helix-turn-helix domain-containing protein: protein MPYIKITVANILAELDITKNKLAVEAKIRPNTISDLVSEKAKAINFETLERIVTTLNELADEKGINKRYNVEDIFRYISEETE, encoded by the coding sequence ATGCCGTATATAAAGATAACGGTAGCGAATATACTTGCGGAGCTGGATATTACGAAGAATAAACTTGCGGTAGAGGCGAAAATTAGGCCGAATACTATAAGCGACTTAGTAAGTGAAAAAGCTAAGGCGATCAATTTCGAAACTTTAGAGCGTATCGTTACTACGTTAAATGAGTTAGCGGATGAAAAGGGAATAAATAAGCGGTACAATGTCGAGGATATATTTCGGTATATATCGGAGGAAACTGAGTAG
- a CDS encoding HNH endonuclease, with amino-acid sequence MKETFDAAVDHGCVYCGGELENDWSVEHVIPYSKGGTNEIHNVVIAHNACNFRKHNHAPADYCEAPGSLDQLAAYLYVMSDGKYEIDEAYALLKSGEANGE; translated from the coding sequence TTGAAGGAGACGTTCGACGCTGCGGTAGACCACGGTTGCGTTTATTGTGGCGGGGAGTTAGAAAACGATTGGTCGGTCGAGCATGTTATTCCGTATTCAAAAGGCGGTACGAACGAGATTCATAACGTTGTAATAGCTCATAACGCTTGCAACTTCCGTAAGCATAACCACGCTCCGGCCGATTATTGCGAAGCGCCTGGCTCCTTAGACCAGTTAGCGGCTTATCTATACGTTATGTCGGACGGTAAGTACGAAATAGACGAAGCATACGCGCTCTTAAAAAGTGGTGAGGCGAATGGGGAATAA
- a CDS encoding phage tail tape measure protein, whose translation MSYDLTAKLQLQDRLSRPLKKATDQVKRTQRQTEGLSGRMKALDSGMKNLAVGGVAALSTGLIAMTGYAAKVGMTFEAEMDKVKAVTGATTAEMAAMTEQAKELGKQTQFSATQAAQAQAFLAQSGMDTKEVMGSMPSVLDLAASGQLDLAQASDLASNVLSGFNMEASEMGHVSDVLAKSAASANTSVGQMGEALSYSAPIAQGLGISLEETASAIGLFSNAGIQGSRAGSSLRGMLSQLQSATGSTADKLKELGLSAKDVNPAVHSLSDIVKTLKDSGATAADAMKLVGQEAGPGLAALLTQGSGKLDEMTEKFKNADGAASKMADTMNDNLRGRLRELKSAFDGLALDIFDQMKPGLNSLAKDAKDFVGVLTAGFAILSGQDVKGVKQLTEVFGAADGGTEKVVRWSNAFETAKQKFNTAKDALTDVYNQSKKVANWIINNWPLVSNIIVGVATAATTLRVSFAALSIIRTIKNSMLLYQAAAFATTAAQHGLNAAMRANPIGAVITALTLLVTAGVLLYKNWGKITEKAGQLWSGIQTAFGQVGSFVEGVFYRAKSAVVSSINTIIEKINGMIGKINSIPGVNVPIVPKVSAPQIPDSVAQSQGLSPMAARGVQVDGSHKAGLERVPYDGYVARLHKGERVQTAEEAKEDRNGGEGGNTYNFNVNYTGRGNTKQDAEELLYEMSKIIERKGARMASI comes from the coding sequence TTGAGTTATGATTTAACAGCTAAATTACAACTACAGGACAGGTTATCAAGACCATTAAAGAAGGCAACAGATCAAGTTAAAAGAACGCAAAGACAGACCGAAGGACTATCCGGAAGAATGAAAGCGTTAGACTCCGGTATGAAGAACCTTGCCGTCGGAGGTGTAGCAGCGTTATCGACAGGGTTAATTGCGATGACAGGTTACGCAGCCAAAGTCGGCATGACCTTCGAGGCGGAAATGGATAAAGTTAAGGCGGTAACTGGCGCTACTACCGCAGAAATGGCGGCAATGACGGAACAAGCGAAGGAGCTCGGCAAGCAAACGCAGTTCTCGGCAACTCAAGCAGCACAAGCGCAAGCGTTTTTAGCGCAAAGTGGCATGGATACGAAAGAAGTTATGGGCTCTATGCCGTCAGTGCTAGACTTAGCGGCTTCCGGACAATTAGACCTAGCGCAAGCTTCCGACCTTGCTTCGAACGTGCTTTCCGGGTTTAACATGGAAGCGTCGGAAATGGGCCATGTATCAGATGTACTTGCTAAGTCCGCAGCGAGCGCGAATACTTCCGTCGGACAGATGGGCGAAGCCCTTAGCTATTCTGCCCCTATAGCACAAGGCCTCGGTATTTCGCTCGAAGAAACCGCGTCAGCTATAGGCCTGTTTTCTAATGCAGGAATACAGGGGAGTAGAGCGGGCAGCAGTTTGCGAGGAATGTTATCGCAATTACAATCGGCTACCGGCTCGACGGCGGACAAGTTGAAAGAATTAGGACTTTCCGCAAAAGACGTCAATCCAGCGGTACACTCCTTGTCTGATATAGTCAAGACGTTGAAGGACTCCGGTGCTACGGCAGCGGACGCCATGAAACTAGTCGGACAAGAAGCGGGCCCTGGACTAGCGGCGTTATTGACGCAAGGATCCGGAAAGTTAGACGAAATGACGGAGAAATTCAAAAATGCCGACGGTGCCGCGTCTAAAATGGCGGACACCATGAACGACAACTTACGCGGTAGGTTACGCGAGCTTAAATCCGCATTTGACGGGCTGGCGCTAGATATATTCGACCAAATGAAGCCGGGGTTAAATTCACTTGCGAAGGACGCGAAGGACTTTGTAGGTGTATTGACCGCCGGTTTTGCTATTTTATCGGGGCAAGACGTAAAAGGCGTTAAGCAGCTTACGGAGGTATTCGGCGCAGCAGACGGCGGAACGGAAAAAGTTGTTCGCTGGTCGAACGCTTTCGAAACGGCGAAGCAAAAGTTCAATACGGCAAAGGACGCGCTTACGGATGTCTACAACCAATCGAAGAAGGTAGCCAACTGGATTATTAATAATTGGCCGTTGGTATCAAACATCATCGTCGGAGTGGCTACGGCTGCTACAACGTTACGAGTCAGTTTCGCGGCGTTATCTATTATTCGTACGATAAAGAACTCTATGCTGTTGTATCAAGCGGCTGCTTTCGCTACTACGGCCGCACAACACGGTCTGAACGCGGCTATGAGAGCGAATCCAATCGGAGCGGTTATTACGGCGCTTACCTTACTAGTTACGGCTGGTGTTCTGCTTTATAAGAATTGGGGGAAAATTACCGAAAAAGCAGGTCAATTATGGAGCGGAATACAAACGGCTTTCGGACAAGTAGGTTCTTTTGTGGAAGGCGTTTTCTACCGTGCTAAGTCTGCGGTAGTAAGCTCTATTAATACGATAATCGAAAAAATCAACGGAATGATAGGTAAGATTAATTCGATCCCCGGTGTTAACGTGCCGATTGTTCCGAAAGTATCCGCACCGCAAATTCCGGACTCCGTCGCACAATCGCAAGGGCTTTCACCGATGGCTGCGCGAGGCGTGCAAGTAGACGGAAGCCACAAAGCCGGGCTTGAAAGAGTGCCATATGACGGTTACGTTGCTCGACTGCATAAAGGCGAACGCGTACAAACGGCGGAAGAAGCTAAGGAAGACAGAAACGGTGGAGAAGGTGGTAATACGTACAACTTTAACGTTAACTACACCGGACGTGGAAATACGAAGCAGGACGCCGAGGAACTTCTTTACGAAATGTCTAAGATTATCGAAAGAAAAGGGGCAAGAATGGCTAGCATTTAA
- a CDS encoding phBC6A51 family helix-turn-helix protein, whose protein sequence is MSRIKELEKRLDSKQIQAANLLVANEFAGREEKQTHQEIADECGISRMTLFRYKKNPDFVTYMDAQSELTLASYRSLADAQLMRLISGHGQNNGLPSVKGLELYYKLFSKLVDKSEVLHVEESPKHNTDAIRAEIERFKSRKTDEGETTKDD, encoded by the coding sequence ATGAGTAGAATAAAAGAATTAGAAAAAAGGCTTGATAGTAAACAAATACAAGCGGCCAATCTATTAGTAGCTAACGAGTTCGCAGGTAGAGAGGAGAAGCAAACACATCAAGAAATAGCGGACGAGTGCGGAATCTCACGCATGACACTTTTCAGATATAAAAAGAATCCGGACTTCGTTACGTACATGGACGCTCAAAGCGAGCTGACTTTAGCGAGTTATCGTTCTTTGGCAGATGCGCAACTTATGAGGCTAATTAGTGGTCACGGGCAAAACAACGGGCTTCCGAGCGTGAAAGGGTTAGAATTGTATTATAAGCTATTCTCGAAACTGGTCGATAAGTCCGAGGTTTTACACGTCGAAGAAAGTCCTAAGCACAATACCGACGCAATTAGAGCGGAAATTGAACGCTTCAAAAGCCGCAAAACGGACGAAGGAGAAACGACAAAGGACGACTAA
- a CDS encoding helix-turn-helix transcriptional regulator, producing MFGLGKKRSRFGKFLDKYGITQEELSKVSKVNRNTISRIASSNDNEPSFKNAKKIIKALNKEGYNVDYEDFWG from the coding sequence ATGTTCGGTCTAGGGAAGAAACGATCGAGGTTCGGTAAGTTCCTGGATAAGTACGGAATTACACAAGAGGAGCTTTCGAAGGTTAGTAAAGTAAATCGGAATACTATTAGTCGAATAGCTAGCTCTAACGACAATGAGCCTTCTTTTAAAAACGCTAAGAAAATAATTAAAGCGTTGAATAAAGAAGGATACAATGTGGATTACGAGGACTTTTGGGGATAA
- a CDS encoding FtsK/SpoIIIE domain-containing protein — protein sequence MFVEILSSAAMGSLLGYTYIYQAGLGGNDKKKIENIAKNCGLVAKDGKTIRIHRRSKKDGYTEYVFQIPQGLSAKEFRNKLDHFQDGLNIKKSVLDLALSDFKEVNWRGDLLSEIRAVIEKRQKLRKTVEVEFDGMLKFRVYNEGLPELFEYTEELFDKVKTWEIPIGVALGGRLIKHDFDKLAHMIIGGTTDFGKSNALKVIITTLIHKQPKHVSFSLIDLKGGLSFSRYKNVKQVDRVAKNSKEALEALEAVQLRLNKTMEYLEANGYEDVKEAGIKDRHFIVIDEAADIADNDKCQEILKDIARRGRAAGFRLLYATQYPTRETVSSQVKRNCITRLCFVLDTEIASRAVLDEGGAEELPLIQGRAIYKAHKKTVIQTPYIENKFIEKTIQPHVNIRAKRESGKRHEQGHTKGTTRRKHTLIVEETALS from the coding sequence ATGTTTGTAGAAATCCTATCAAGCGCGGCGATGGGAAGTTTGCTCGGGTACACATACATTTATCAAGCAGGTTTAGGCGGGAATGATAAGAAGAAAATCGAGAATATAGCAAAGAATTGCGGCTTAGTTGCGAAAGACGGCAAAACTATCCGGATCCATCGGCGTTCAAAAAAGGACGGCTATACGGAGTATGTTTTCCAAATACCGCAAGGGCTGTCTGCGAAAGAGTTCCGGAATAAACTCGACCATTTTCAAGACGGTTTAAACATAAAGAAAAGCGTCCTAGACCTCGCACTTTCCGACTTTAAGGAGGTTAACTGGCGAGGCGATTTATTATCCGAAATAAGAGCGGTAATTGAGAAGCGACAAAAGCTCCGGAAAACAGTCGAGGTAGAGTTCGACGGTATGCTGAAATTCCGTGTTTATAACGAAGGCCTGCCGGAGTTGTTCGAGTACACCGAGGAGTTATTCGATAAGGTGAAGACGTGGGAAATTCCGATAGGCGTAGCGTTAGGCGGCCGATTAATTAAGCATGACTTCGATAAACTCGCGCACATGATTATCGGCGGAACTACTGACTTCGGAAAATCGAACGCTTTAAAGGTAATTATTACGACGCTTATCCATAAGCAGCCGAAACATGTATCGTTCTCTTTAATCGACCTAAAAGGCGGGCTTTCATTTAGTCGCTACAAAAACGTTAAGCAAGTCGATCGAGTAGCGAAGAACAGTAAAGAAGCGCTCGAAGCCTTAGAGGCGGTGCAACTACGACTAAACAAAACGATGGAATACCTCGAAGCTAACGGTTACGAGGACGTCAAAGAAGCGGGTATAAAAGACCGCCATTTCATCGTCATAGACGAAGCTGCGGACATAGCAGACAACGATAAATGCCAGGAGATTCTGAAGGACATAGCGCGGCGAGGTCGGGCGGCTGGCTTCCGGTTGTTGTACGCGACTCAATATCCTACGAGAGAAACGGTAAGCTCGCAGGTGAAGCGGAATTGTATAACGCGATTATGCTTCGTACTAGATACGGAGATAGCGAGTCGAGCGGTGCTAGACGAAGGCGGAGCGGAGGAGCTGCCGTTAATACAAGGGCGGGCGATTTATAAAGCGCATAAGAAAACCGTCATACAGACGCCTTATATCGAAAATAAATTCATCGAGAAAACCATTCAACCGCACGTTAATATCCGAGCTAAGAGGGAGAGTGGGAAACGCCATGAACAAGGTCATACAAAAGGAACAACGCGAAGAAAACATACTCTTATCGTTGAAGAAACTGCATTATCTTAG
- a CDS encoding replication-relaxation family protein produces the protein MNKVIQKEQREENILLSLKKLHYLSRSQLQALHDLGSTRNAQRILQDMSPYLSSFRDGENVYYLNKEGRERVNAKKAFKKTTQARHYLMRNSLYIAFGSPATWKNEVKLEVSGNVKVIADAIFTRNNQYHIIEVDHTQKMSKNRGKIERYKQLIELGVFQKHPIFTWITTTAYREKQLSKLLDGMEHQIFTIADFH, from the coding sequence ATGAACAAGGTCATACAAAAGGAACAACGCGAAGAAAACATACTCTTATCGTTGAAGAAACTGCATTATCTTAGTCGATCGCAACTTCAAGCCTTACATGACTTAGGCAGTACAAGGAACGCGCAAAGAATCCTCCAAGATATGTCGCCGTACCTATCAAGTTTTCGGGACGGCGAGAACGTCTACTACTTAAATAAGGAAGGCCGCGAACGAGTTAACGCTAAAAAAGCATTTAAGAAGACGACGCAAGCCCGGCATTACCTTATGCGTAACTCTTTATACATCGCGTTCGGTTCTCCGGCTACGTGGAAGAACGAGGTTAAGCTAGAGGTATCGGGCAACGTGAAGGTAATTGCCGACGCTATTTTTACGCGAAACAACCAATACCATATTATCGAGGTCGATCACACGCAGAAAATGAGTAAGAACCGCGGGAAAATCGAGCGTTATAAGCAACTAATCGAGCTCGGCGTATTCCAAAAGCATCCAATATTCACCTGGATAACGACGACGGCTTATCGCGAAAAACAGTTAAGTAAATTGTTAGACGGAATGGAACATCAGATATTTACAATCGCAGACTTTCATTAA